TGTTGCAGCGTTTCAGGAAAGCGGCCGTCCGATCAAGCAGCGCAATTCTTTGATTCTCAGAAAAAGGACCTTCTATTTCAAATAGAACGACAAGTTCTGTTTCCGATAATGGGATAACGAGTCCTTTCCCGTTAACCCAATGATCAACGAGGCCCTTAGCGTAAGAAAGATTGAAAACAGAAGGTTTTTGAAGCCGAAAGAAGACGGCCATTCTCGGTAACACTAAATCAATGCCAAAGCGTATGCCCCGGCTAATCCATTTTTCTCGATCTTCCTTTCTGGCATTCAGAAACTGAATAATGGTTTCATCTCGCATCCGGTTGTTAATATGAAGCTGAGCAGCTAATTGGTTCTGTTCAACAATTAGTTCAGCGGCCATTTTCACAATTTCACCAAAAGCACCAACTTCAACTGGCGGACCGGTTATTCCGATTACACCTATAATTTGTTTTCTATAGAAGATAGGCAAATTGACGCCAGGCTTTGCCCCTCTGTATAAAGAAGCGGTATCTTCACTAATATCGATGCGTCCGTTCTTTTCCAATGCAAAAACCGCCCCTTCATGAAGTTTGTGGAGGCGGGCTTTCTCTCCTGTAGCAATAATTGTCCCTTCTTCATCCATAATATTAATATTGTATGGAATGATCTTCATTGTACGGATGATAATTTCTTCAGCAATCTTTTGGGTCAGCATTCTCAACTTAGTCACCGCCGGAAGGTTTTCTTGGTATGGAGGAAAAAATTTAAAAATAAGATTGACTCTAGTGAAATATCATGGTAAAGTTTAATTCTTGCCTCATCGAAGGGAATACAGCAGTTTATTAAACTTAAAAAAAGTTGTTGACTCGCATCCTGAGACGTGGTAAAGTAATAAAGTTGCTTCTAAACGAAGTGGGCGAAACAAAATGATCTTTGAAAACTAAACAAATCGAAGTGCCAACGTTAGTTTAAGCAACAAACAAGAGCTAGTCAAACTACTTTTTGGAGAGTTTGATCCTGGCTCAGGATGAACGCTGGCGGCGTGCCTAATACATGCAAGTCGAGCGGACCTCTTCGGAGGTCAGCGGCGGACGGGTGAGTAACACGTGGGCAACCTGCCTGTAAGACTGGGATAACTCCGGGAAACCGGAGCTAATACCGGATAACTTTTCGAACCGCATGGTTCGGAGATAAAAGACGGTTATGCTGTCACTTACAGATGGGCCCGCGGCGCATTAGCTAGTTGGTGAGGTAATGGCTCACCAAGGCGACGATGCGTAGCCGACCTGAGAGGGTGATCGGCCACACTGGGACTGAGACACGGCCCAGACTCCTACGGGAGGCAGCAGTAGGGAATCTTCCGCAATGGACGAAAGTCTGACGGAGCAACGCCGCGTGAGTGATGAAGGTTTTCGGATCGTAAAGCTCTGTTGTTAGGGAAGAACAAGTGCGGGAGTCACTGCCCGCACCTTGACGGTACCTAACCAGAAAGCCACGGCTAACTACGTGCCAGCAGCCGCGGTAATACGTAGGTGGCAAGCGTTGTCCGGAATTATTGGGCGTAAAGCGCGCGCAGGCGGTCTTTTAAGTCTGATGTGAAAGCCCCCGGCTCAACCGGGGAGGGTCATTGGAAACTGGAGGACTTGAGTACAGAAGAGGAGAGTGGAATTCCACGTGTAGCGGTGAAATGCGTAGAGATGTGGAGGAACACCAGTGGCGAAGGCGACTCTCTGGTCTGTAACTGACGCTGAGGCGCGAAAGCGTGGGGAGCGAACAGGATTAGATACCCTGGTAGTCCACGCCGTAAACGATGAGTGCTAAGTGTTAGAGGGTTTCCGCCCTTTAGTGCTGCAGCTAACGCATTAAGCACTCCGCCTGGGGAGTACGGTCGCAAGACTGAAACTCAAAGGAATTGACGGGGGCCCGCACAAGCGGTGGAGCATGTGGTTTAATTCGAAGCAACGCGAAGAACCTTACCAGGTCTTGACATCCTCTGCCACTTCTAGAGATAGAAGGTTCCCCTTCGGGGGACAGAGTGACAGGTGGTGCATGGTTGTCGTCAGCTCGTGTCGTGAGATGTTGGGTTAAGTCCCGCAACGAGCGCAACCCTTGATCTTAGTTGCCAGCATTCAGTTGGGCACTCTAAGGTGACTGCCGGTGACAAACCGGAGGAAGGTGGGGATGACGTCAAATCATCATGCCCCTTATGACCTGGGCTACACACGTGCTACAATGGATGGTACAAAGGGCTGCAAAACCGCGAGGTTAAGCGAATCCCATAAAACCATTCTCAGTTCGGATTGCAGGCTGCAACTCGCCTGCATGAAGCCGGAATCGCTAGTAATCGCGGATCAGCATGCCGCGGTGAATACGTTCCCGGGCCTTGTACACACCGCCCGTCACACCACGAGAGTTTGCAACACCCGAAGTCGGTGGGGTAACCCGTAAGGGAGCCAGCCGCCTAAGGTGGGGCAGATGATTGGGGTGAAGTCGTAACAAGGTAGCCGTATCGGAAGGTGCGGCTGGATCACCTCCTTTCTAAGGAAGAATTATCAGCACCCATGTGGTGCAACGTTAACGGACGCACTTCGACTTTGTTTAGTTTTGAGAGATCATTCTCTCTATACACTTGTTCTTTGAAAACTAGATAACGATATGAATGTCAAACATTCACACGAGTAAGCAAATAACCTTACGATTTTCTTCTGCGCTTGCGTAGATAGAGAACATCAAGTCTGAAAACATCTGTTTTCAGCTCTAACGAAGATAACGTCTGTTATCAGGTTAAGTTAGAAAGGGCGCACGGTGGATGCCTTGGCACTAGGAGCCGATGAAGGACGGTACGAACACCGATATGCTTCGGGGAGCTGTAAGTAAGCGTTGATCCGGAGATTTCCGAATGGGGAAACCCGCTGCTCGTAATGGAGCAGCATCCTGATCTGAATACATAGGATCTGGAAGGCAGACCCGGGGAACTGAAACATCTAAGTACCCGGAGGAAGAGAAAGCAATAGCGATTCCCTGAGTAGCGGCGAGCGAAACGGGATTAGCCCAAACCAGAAGGCTTGCCTTCTGGGGTTGTAGGACACTCAACACGGAGTTACAAAGGAACGGGGTAGAAGAAGCGGTCTGGAAAGGCCCGCCAAAGAAGGTAACAGCCCTGTAGTCGAAACTTCGTTCCCTCCTGAGTGGATCCTGAGTACGGCGGGACACGAGAAATCCCGTCGGAAGCAGGGAGGACCATCTCCCAAGGCTAAATACTCCCTAGTGACCGATAGTGAACCAGTACCGTGAGGGAAAGGTGAAAAGCACCCCGGAAGGGGAGTGAAACAGATCCTGAAACCGTGTGCCTACAAGTAGTCAGAGCCCGTTAACGGGTGATGGCGTGCCTTTTGTAGAATGAACCGGCGAGTTACGATTACGTGCAAGGTTAAGTTGAAAAGACGGAGCCGCAGCGAAAGCGAGTCTGAATAGGGCGATTGAGTACGTGGTCGTAGACCCGAAACCAGGTGATCTACCCATGTCCAGGGTGAAGTTCAGGTAACACTGAATGGAGGCCCGAACCCACGCACGTTGAAAAGTGCGGGGATGAGGTGTGGGTAGCGGAGAAATTCCAATCGAACCTGGAGATAGCTGGTTCTCTCCGAAATAGCTTTAGGGCTAGCCTCATAGTGAGAGTCTTGGAGGTAGAGCACTGATTGGACTAGGGGCCCTCATCGGGTTACCGAATTCAGTCAAACTCCGAATGCCAAAGACTTATCTATGGGAGTCAGACTGCGAGTGATAAGATCCGTAGTCGAAAGGGAAACAGCCCAGACCACCAGCTAAGGTCCCCAAGTATCCGTTAAGTGGAAAAGGATGTGGGGTTGCTTAGACAACCAGGATGTTGGCTTAGAAGCAGCCACCATTTAAAGAGTGCGTAATAGCTCACTGGTCGAGTGACCCTGCGCCGAAAATGTACCGGGGCTAAACGGATCACCGAAGCTGTGGACTGTTCTTACGAACAGTGGTAGGAGAGCGTTCTAAGGGCTGAGAAGCCAGACCGGAAGGACTGGTGGAGCGCTTAGAAGTGAGAATGCCGGTATGAGTAGCGAAAGAGGGGTGAGAATCCCCTCCACCGAATGCCTAAGGTTTCCTGAGGAAGGCTCGTCCGCTCAGGGTTAGTCGGGACCTAAGCCGAGGCCGAAAGGCGTAGGCGATGGACAACAGGTTGAGATTCCTGTACCACCTCTTTTCCGTTTGAGCAATGGAGGGACGCAGGAGGATAGGGTAAGCGCGCTGTTGGATATGCGCGTCCAAGCAGGTAGGCTCAAGGGATAGGCAAATCCGTCCCTTGGTTAAGGCTGAGCTGTGATGGCGAGGGAAATGAAGTACCGAAGTTCCTGATTCCACACTGCCTAGAAAAGCTTCTAGCGAGGAAAATGGTGCCCGTACCGCAAACCGACACAGGTAGGCGAGGAGAGAATCCTAAGGTGATCGAGAGAACTCTCGTTAAGGAACTCGGCAAAATGACCCCGTAACTTCGGGAGAAGGGGTGCTCTTTAGGGTGAATAGCCTTGAAGAGCCGCAGTGAATAGGCCCAGGCGACTGTTTAGCAAAAACACAGGTCTCTGCGAAGCCGCAAGGCGAAGTATAGGGGCTGACGCCTGCCCGGTGCTGGAAGGTTAAGAGGAGAGGTTAGCGCAAGCGAAGCTTTGAATTGAAGCCCCAGTAAACGGCGGCCGTAACTATAACGGTCCTAAGGTAGCGAAATTCCTTGTCGGGTAAGTTCCGACCCGCACGAAAGGCGTAACGATCTGGGCACTGTCTCAACGAGAGACTCGGTGAAATTATAGTACCTGTGAAGATGCAGGTTACCCGCGACAGGACGGAAAGACCCCGTGGAGCTTTACTGCAGCCTGATATTGAATTTTGGCACAGCTTGTACAGGATAGGTAGGAGCCTTGGAAACCGGAGCGCCAGCTTCGGTGGAGGCATTGGTGGGATACTACCCTGGCTGTGTTGAACTTCTAACCCGCGGCCCTGATCGGGCCGGGAGACAGTGTCAGGCGGGCAGTTTGACTGGGGCGGTCGCCTCCTAAAATGTAACGGAGGCGCCCAAAGGTTCCCTCAGAATGGTTGGAAATCATTCGCAGAGTGTAAAGGCACAAGGGAGCTTGACTGCGAGACCTACAAGTCGAGCAGGGACGAAAGTCGGGCTTAGTGATCCGGTGGTTCCGCATGGAAGGGCCATCGCTCAACGGATAAAAGCTACCCCGGGGATAACAGGCTTATCTCCCCCAAGAGTCCACATCGACGGGGAGGTTTGGCACCTCGATGTCGGCTCATCGCATCCTGGGGCTGTAGTCGGTCCCAAGGGTTGGGCTGTTCGCCCATTAAAGCGGTACGCGAGCTGGGTTCAGAACGTCGTGAGACAGTTCGGTCCCTATCCGTCGCGGGCGCAGGAAATTTGAGAGGAGCTGTCCTTAGTACGAGAGGACCGGGATGGACGCACCGCTGGTGTACCAGTTGTCTTGCCAAAGGCATCGCTGGGTAGCTATGTGCGGACGGGATAAGTGCTGAAAGCATCTAAGCATGAAGCCCCCCTCAAGATGAGATTTCCCATCGCAAGAGTAAGACCCCTGAAAGATGATCAGGTTGATAGGTTCGAGGTGGAAGCGTGGTGACACGTGCAGCTGACGAATACTAATCGGTCGAGGACTTAACCTTTATTCAAGTAAGGCTGCTTTACTCGTGCAGCACATCGTTATCTAGTTTTGAAAGAGCAATCTTTCAACCACATATCTGGTAATTATGGCAGAGAGGTCACACCCGTTCCCATACCGAACACGGAAGTTAAGCTCTTTAGCGCCGATGGTAGTTGGGGGTTTCCCCCTGTGAGAGTAGGACGTTGCCAGGTACATGAAAAAAAGGCTTGCCCCTTAGGGGGTGGGTCTTTTTTGTTTGGGATTGGGAATGCGGGATACGCTATGGATAGAGGGAGATAGAAGGAGTGGCGGATACGTGATTCGGTATACGCCATGGGCTGCGGAAAGGGATCCAACGAATAGAGGCGGCTCCGATCTCTGTCGAACCCTCCCGAAAAGTCGATATCCGCTCATTTTAGTCGATAAATCGAAATAATCGTCGATATATTAAAATTTTGGTCGATATATCAAAATAATCGCCGATATATTGAAATCTCGGTCGATATCCGCTCCAGAATAGCCGATATCTTTCCAGCTGCACCTAAATGACGTGTCTGAACAATCAAATTTATCTCCATTCACACCCTCAATTCCTCCAATGCGCTGCATTTCAACAGTTTCGAGGGAAAAGTAGGTCAATTTATCCTTCGTAGATTTATCCTGGAAATCGCTCATTCCATGCAACGCCAACAAAACATCATAACCAGAAAAAGACACAGCAGCTAATTTAATGTGCCTTTTCAATCTTATTGGCTCTTTCCTGCGAGAAAGACAGAGCATAATAGAAAAACTATTCCCAAACCAACTCCAACTATCATCGAATAACTAAAAACACTTTTTAATGCAAATCCACTGGCAATTGATGCAACAAAAAGCATAATAAAAGCTACTGTATAATTCTTTTTCATATATTCCCCCGGATTCCTTTTAAATTATTTTCTCGACCAAAAGTTTTCTGCTGGGGCCAAAGAAGGGTTGGAAAGGTTTTTAAGAAGGCTTCTCTAAAACTTTCTTTTCAATATAGGGACATAAAGAAATAGCTATTCTTTCTCCAATTTGAAAGTATATATTGCTAGTACAACTCAGGAGGAATTTCAGTTTATCATCAAAAATACAACACATATCTCCTGCGGATTGCCTGCCCCAGCGCTGTGCGATCAGCTTATTCCCGCAGTTGTAAGGTATCTCAGAGCATGGAGAGGATACTGTGGTTTAGCGGAGAATATTTCTATATGAATCTTTTTTTAAATAATTGTTGACCAGGGTTGTTCCAGGTGGTATATTATTAAAGTCGCTTCTGAACGAAGCCGATAACGCCGAAAATGGCAAATGAAATTAATAGAAAAAAGTTGTTGACTCAGACTTCTGAAAATGGTATATTATTAAAGTCGCTTCTGAGGAAACGAACGAAACAAAATGATCTTTGAAAACTAAACAAATCGAAGTGCCAACGTTAGTTTAAGCAACAAACAAGAGCTAGTCAAACTACTTTTTGGAGAGTTTGATCCTGGCTCAGGACGAACGCTGGCGGCGTGCCTAATACATGCAAGTCGAGCGGACCTCTTCGGAGGTCAGCGGCGGACGGGTGAGTAACACGTGGGCAACCTGCCTGTAAGACTGGGATAACTCCGGGAAACCGGAGCTAATACCGGATAACTTTTCGAACCGCATGGTTCGGAGATAAAAGACGGTTATGCTGTCACTTACAGATGGGCCCGCGGCGCATTAGCTAGTTGGTGAGGTAATGGCTCACCAAGGCGACGATGCGTAGCCGACCTGAGAGGGTGATCGGCCACACTGGGACTGAGACACGGCCCAGACTCCTACGGGAGGCAGCAGTAGGGAATCTTCCGCAATGGACGAAAGTCTGACGGAGCAACGCCGCGTGAGTGATGAAGGTTTTCGGATCGTAAAGCTCTGTTGTTAGGGAAGAACAAGTGCGGGAGTCACTGCCCGCACCTTGACGGTACCTAACCAGAAAGCCACGGCTAACTACGTGCCAGCAGCCGCGGTAATACGTAGGTGGCAAGCGTTGTCCGGAATTATTGGGCGTAAAGCGCGCGCAGGCGGTCTTTTAAGTCTGATGTGAAAGCCCCCGGCTCAACCGGGGAGGGTCATTGGAAACTGGAGGACTTGAGTACAGAAGAGGAGAGTGGAATTCCACGTGTAGCGGTGAAATGCGTAGAGATGTGGAGGAACACCAGTGGCGAAGGCGACTCTCTGGTCTGTAACTGACGCTGAGGCGCGAAAGCGTGGGGAGCGAACAGGATTAGATACCCTGGTAGTCCACGCCGTAAACGATGAGTGCTAAGTGTTAGAGGGTTTCCGCCCTTTAGTGCTGCAGCTAACGCATTAAGCACTCCGCCTGGGGAGTACGGTCGCAAGACTGAAACTCAAAGGAATTGACGGGGGCCCGCACAAGCGGTGGAGCATGTGGTTTAATTCGAAGCAACGCGAAGAACCTTACCAGGTCTTGACATCCTCTGCCACTTCTAGAGATAGAAGGTTCCCCTTCGGGGGACAGAGTGACAGGTGGTGCATGGTTGTCGTCAGCTCGTGTCGTGAGATGTTGGGTTAAGTCCCGCAACGAGCGCAACCCTTGATCTTAGTTGCCAGCATTCAGTTGGGCACTCTAAGGTGACTGCCGGTGACAAACCGGAGGAAGGTGGGGATGACGTCAAATCATCATGCCCCTTATGACCTGGGCTACACACGTGCTACAATGGATGGTACAAAGGGCTGCAAAACCGCGAGGTTAAGCGAATCCCATAAAACCATTCTCAGTTCGGATTGCAGGCTGCAACTCGCCTGCATGAAGCCGGAATCGCTAGTAATCGCGGATCAGCATGCCGCGGTGAATACGTTCCCGGGCCTTGTACACACCGCCCGTCACACCACGAGAGTTTGCAACACCCGAAGTCGGTGGGGTAACCCGTAAGGGAGCCAGCCGCCTAAGGTGGGGCAGATGATTGGGGTGAAGTCGTAACAAGGTAGCCGTATCGGAAGGTGCGGCTGGATCACCTCCTTTCTAAGGAAGAATTATCAGCACCCATGCGGTGCAGCAATTAACGGACGCACTTCGACTTTGTTTAGTTTTGAGAGATCATTCTCTCTATACACTTGTTCTTTGAAAACTAGATAACGATATGAATGTCAAACATTCACACGAGTAAGCAAATAACCTTACGATTTTCTTCTGCGCTTGCGTAGATAGAGAACATCAAGTCTGAAAACATCTGTTTTCAGCTCTAACGAAGATAACGTCCGTTATCAGGTTAAGTTAGAAAGGGCGCACGGTGGATGCCTTGGCACTAGGAGCCGATGAAGGACGGTACGAACACCGATATGCTTCGGGGAGCTGTAAGTAAGCGTTGATCCGGAGATTTCCGAATGGGGAAACCCGCTGCTCGTAATGGAGCAGCATCCTGATCTGAATACATAGGATCTGGAAGGCAGACCCGGGGAACTGAAACATCTAAGTACCCGGAGGAAGAGAAAGCAATAGCGATTCCCTGAGTAGCGGCGAGCGAAACGGGATTAGCCCAAACCAGAAGGCTTGCCTTCTGGGGTTGTAGGACACTCAACACGGAGTTACAAAGGAACGGGGTAGAAGAAGCGGTCTGGAAAGGCCCGCCAAAGAAGGTAACAGCCCTGTAGTCGAAACTTCGTTCCCTCCTGAGTGGATCCTGAGTACGGCGGGACACGAGAAATCCCGTCGGAAGCAGGGAGGACCATCTCCCAAGGCTAAATACTCCCTAGTGACCGATAGTGAACCAGTACCGTGAGGGAAAGGTGAAAAGCACCCCGGAAGGGGAGTGAAACAGATCCTGAAACCGTGTGCCTACAAGTAGTCAGAGCCCGTTAACGGGTGATGGCGTGCCTTTTGTAGAATGAACCGGCGAGTTACGATTACGTGCAAGGTTAAGTTGAAAAGACGGAGCCGCAGCGAAAGCGAGTCTGAATAGGGCGATTGAGTACGTGGTCGTAGACCCGAAACCAGGTGATCTACCCATGTCCAGGGTGAAGTTCAGGTAACACTGAATGGAGGCCCGAACCCACGCACGTTGAAAAGTGCGGGGATGAGGTGTGGGTAGCGGAGAAATTCCAATCGAACCTGGAGATAGCTGGTTCTCTCCGAAATAGCTTTAGGGCTAGCCTCATAGTGAGAGTCTTGGAGGTAGAGCACTGATTGGACTAGGGGCCCTCATCGGGTTACCGAATTCAGTCAAACTCCGAATGCCAAAGACTTATCTATGGGAGTCAGACTGCGAGTGATAAGATCCGTAGTCGAAAGGGAAACAGCCCAGACCACCAGCTAAGGTCCCCAAGTATCCGTTAAGTGGAAAAGGATGTGGGGTTGCTTAGACAACCAGGATGTTGGCTTAGAAGCAGCCACCATTTAAAGAGTGCGTAATAGCTCACTGGTCGAGTGACCCTGCGCCGAAAATGTACCGGGGCTAAACGGATCACCGAAGCTGTGGACTGTTCTTACGAACAGTGGTAGGAGAGCGTTCTAAGGGCTGAGAAGCCAGACCGGAAGGACTGGTGGAGCGCTTAGAAGTGAGAATGCCGGTATGAGTAGCGAAAGAGGGGTGAGAATCCCCTCCACCGAATGCCTAAGGTTTCCTGAGGAAGGCTCGTCCGCTCAGGGTTAGTCGGGACCTAAGCCGAGGCCGAAAGGCGTAGGCGATGGACAACAGGTTGAGATTCCTGTACCACCTCTTTTCCGTTTGAGCAATGGAGGGACGCAGGAGGATAGGGTAAGCGCGCTGTTGGATATGCGCGTCCAAGCAGGTAGGCTCAAGGGATAGGCAAATCCGTCCCTTGGTTAAGGCTGAGCTGTGATGGCGAGGGAAATGAAGTACCGAAGTTCCTGATTCCACACTGCCTAGAAAAGCTTCTAGCGAGGAAAATGGTGCCCGTACCGCAAACCGACACAGGTAGGCGAGGAGAGAATCCTAAGGTGATCGAGAGAACTCTCGTTAAGGAACTCGGCAAAATGACCCCGTAACTTCGGGAGAAGGGGTGCTCTTTAGGGTGAATAGCCTTGAAGAGCCGCAGTGAATAGGCCCAGGCGACTGTTTAGCAAAAACACAGGTCTCTGCGAAGCCGCAAGGCGAAGTATAGGGGCTGACGCCTGCCCGGTGCTGGAAGGTTAAGAGGAGAGGTTAGCGCAAGCGAAGCTTTGAATTGAAGCCCCAGTAAACGGCGGCCGTAACTATAACGGTCCTAAGGTAGCGAAATTCCTTGTCGGGTAAGTTCCGACCCGCACGAAAGGCGTAACGATCTGGGCACTGTCTCAACGAGAGACTCGGTGAAATTATAGTACCTGTGAAGATGCAGGTTACCCGCGACAGGACGGAAAGACCCCGTGGAGCTTTACTGCAGCCTGATATTGAATTTTGGCACAGCTTGTACAGGATAGGTAGGAGCCTTGGAAACCGGAGCGCCAGCTTCGGTGGAGGCATTGGTGGGATACTACCCTGGCTGTGTTGAACTTCTAACCCGCGGCCCTGATCGGGCCGGGAGACAGTGTCAGGCGGGCAGTTTGACTGGGGCGGTCGCCTCCTAAAATGTAACGGAGGCGCCCAAAGGTTCCCTCAGAATGGTTGGAAATCATTCGCAGAGTGTAAAGGCACAAGGGAGCTTGACTGCGAGACCTACAAGTCGAGCAGGGACGAAAGTCGGGCTTAGTGATCCGGTGGTTCCGCATGGAAGGGCCATCGCTCAACGGATAAAAGCTACCCCGGGGATAACAGGCTTATCTCCCCCAAGAGTCCACATCGACGGGGAGGTTTGGCACCTCGATGTCGGCTCATCGCATCCTGGGGCTGTAGTCGGTCCCAAGGGTTGGGCTGTTCGCCCATTAAAGCGGTACGCGAGCTGGGTTCAGAACGTCGTGAGACAGTTCGGTCCCTATCCGTCGCGGGCGCAGGAAATTTGAGAGGAGCTGTCCTTAGTACGAGAGGACCGGGATGGACGCACCGCTGGTGTACCAGTTGTCTTGCCAAAGGCATCGCTGGGTAGCTATGTGCGGACGGGATAAGTGCTGAAAGCATCTAAGCATGAAGCCCCCCTCAAGATGAGATTTCCCATCGCAAGAGTAAGACCCCTGAAAGATGATCAGGTTGATAGGTTCGAGGTGGAAGCGTGGTGACACGTGCAGCTGACGAATACTAATCGGTCGAGGACTTAACCTTTATTCAAGTAAGGCTGCTTCACTCGTGCAGCACATCGTTATCTAGTTTTGAAAGAGCAATCTTTCAACCACATATCTGGTAATTATGGCAGAGAGGTCACACCCGTTCCCATACCGAACACGGAAGTTAAGCTCTTTAGCGCCGATGGTAGTTGGGGGTTTCCCCCTGTGAGAGTAGGACGTTGCCAGGTACATGAAAAAAAGGCTTGCCCCTTAGGGGGTGGGTCTTTTTTGTTTGGGATTGGGAATGCGGGATACGCTATGGATAGAGGGAGATAGAAGGAGTGGCGGATACGTGATTCGGTATACGCCATGGGCTGCGGAAAGGGATCCAACGAATAGAGGCGGCTCCGATCTCTGTCGAACCCTCCCGAAAAGTCGATATCCGCTCATTTTAGTCGATAAATCGAAACAATCGTCGATATATCAAATTAATCGCCGATATATTAAAATTTCGGTCGATATCCGCTCAAGAATAGCCGATATCTTTCCTGCTGCCCTCAAATGACGTAATTTAAAAACCATATTCTGCCTCATTTTCATCCACCATCCCCTGTACTGAGTCGCGAGGCCGAACCCTATCACCGGTTTCGAAGAAAAGAGGACGAGTTTTAATCGAAAATCCACGATCCTCATCATTTTCTCCTCCATAAGGCACCCCACAGATACTCCGATAACCGCACCCTCCGAATAATCACCAACCATCTCATTCGCCGATAGACTTTCACGCCACCTCATTCAAATCCCCATTTGTCCCCCACACCATTCCCTATTATAATGAAACAAACAGAGGTGATAATTCAATGTCAGCGAAAATCAGCCCGCAGGACGAGGAATTGATCCAGGCTGCAAAAGAAATCATTCGTGAACATTACGAGTACGGGAAGCATCATGTCGGCGCCGCTCTCCGAACAGCTTCCGGAGAAATTATCAGGGCCGTTCATATTGAAGCATACATTGGAAGGGTTACGGTATGTGCAGAAGCGATTGCGATTGGGAAGGCTATATCTGAAGGCTTTCGTGAGTTTGAGGCGATTGTGGCGGTTCGGCACCCCGGCCCGGATGAGCATGATCGTGAAATCAAGGTTGTTGCGCCGTGCGGAATGTGCAGGGAACTGATCGGTGATTACGGGGAAAATATGAAGGTTATTTTAGATACGAAAGACGGTCTTGCAAAACTAAGCATTCAAGAACTGCTTCCCCTTAAATATACGAGACCGACTGAAACGTAAATTTGCTGCTAAGATAAAAGAGGGATCATTAAATGACTGATAAGCCAACAAAAAAGAAATTTGAGGTCGCAGAGAATGAAAGCATTGGTGCTGTTCTCGACCGCATGAAGGAAGAAGGATATGCTCCTGTACGCAGAATGGAGGAACCTATCTTTAAAGAAGTAAAAGAGAATGGACAAACACAGATTGTTCCGGCAGGAAGAATGATTGTATTTGAAGGGAAGTTGCTCTAAACCCGAACGATATACCCCTTTAATGCAGTAATGTTCGATATTTTGTATTGACATGTTACAAAATCTCTTGTTATGATGGAGATGAAAATAACGACGAAGCCTTCATATAAATTTGGGGATATGGCCCAAGAGTTTCTAC
The Metabacillus sp. FJAT-52054 genome window above contains:
- a CDS encoding sugar diacid recognition domain-containing protein — encoded protein: MLTQKIAEEIIIRTMKIIPYNINIMDEEGTIIATGEKARLHKLHEGAVFALEKNGRIDISEDTASLYRGAKPGVNLPIFYRKQIIGVIGITGPPVEVGAFGEIVKMAAELIVEQNQLAAQLHINNRMRDETIIQFLNARKEDREKWISRGIRFGIDLVLPRMAVFFRLQKPSVFNLSYAKGLVDHWVNGKGLVIPLSETELVVLFEIEGPFSENQRIALLDRTAAFLKRCNRNNRFITAGLGDYAEGIVQDSFRLARISLYCGESLYPDQDLYDYRRLALPVLSSTFGDQALVHEYRRIKSALLNSEQHAVLLETIQAYIELDGEISKISESLFIHRNTLRYRLQKIEEVTGYNPKTINGITALSLALMLNN
- a CDS encoding NETI motif-containing protein, with the protein product MTDKPTKKKFEVAENESIGAVLDRMKEEGYAPVRRMEEPIFKEVKENGQTQIVPAGRMIVFEGKLL
- a CDS encoding cytidine deaminase codes for the protein MSAKISPQDEELIQAAKEIIREHYEYGKHHVGAALRTASGEIIRAVHIEAYIGRVTVCAEAIAIGKAISEGFREFEAIVAVRHPGPDEHDREIKVVAPCGMCRELIGDYGENMKVILDTKDGLAKLSIQELLPLKYTRPTET